A window of the Campylobacter massiliensis genome harbors these coding sequences:
- a CDS encoding TonB-dependent receptor domain-containing protein has protein sequence MKISYVLALAMASNLMLSAEEAVSLSPVTVSSKMQKSALDEPTNAQIAGKGAILENSDIAKSLSNLNGFTMERKGGGGSEVYYRSQTAARLPVLIDGSTLNGGCGMRMDTPITYISAQNYSSVRIVKGPQDVRYGALISGGIFFDREIARLSKPSFGGNVSVLGGSFKRFETTADVAAGNELGSIEVSGGHYESGDYKSGGGQKMHTHYKRNSVSLVGTLTPTETTALQLSADLGEGEAAYADRMRDGIQFDRKSFGLKFEQDVGEHKIRLSSYYHQIDHIMDNFTMRPVVPGTGRGKGYSISHPIRDMYGFKLEGELNFDNLTSFIGAGYSQDSFKWRGAGTGGAGVSKAEMDAAVSKPHVKERKVTYKTIYTQNEYVLENDYGLFGGLRLDAGERKLLKTHKSRKENLFSGFFRYEKYLQNLTLYAGLGHAQRMPDHWETNKDANLALRKERNTQLDFGAVLKDKNYELNANFFVSKMDDYIMLKYNTMGMSSDAFNTDALLYGGEIEGTTLLDDMFRLGAGVSYVYGKVTKNAGGLKDGDALPKVSPLAFKLSAGLEKPDWFIKADFYANASQNRAQKGYGDVGGMDLGKSDSFWTLGLSAGYKYKNYQFLLAAENLNDAKYAYHNSKGGYGGGIAGYETIPNGTRLYEPGRSFWAKFKVHF, from the coding sequence ACGCCCAAATAGCCGGCAAGGGCGCGATACTGGAAAACAGCGATATCGCCAAATCGCTTTCAAATTTGAACGGCTTTACGATGGAGCGTAAGGGCGGAGGCGGCAGCGAGGTTTATTATCGTTCGCAGACGGCGGCTAGGCTGCCGGTGCTGATCGACGGCAGCACACTAAACGGCGGCTGCGGCATGCGTATGGATACGCCCATCACCTACATTTCGGCGCAAAACTACAGCTCGGTTCGCATCGTAAAAGGCCCGCAAGACGTCAGATACGGCGCACTCATTAGCGGCGGTATATTTTTCGATAGAGAGATAGCAAGGCTGTCAAAACCGAGCTTCGGAGGAAACGTAAGCGTGTTGGGCGGCAGTTTTAAGCGGTTTGAAACTACCGCGGACGTAGCGGCGGGCAATGAGCTGGGCAGCATAGAAGTTTCCGGCGGACACTACGAGAGCGGCGATTATAAAAGCGGCGGCGGACAGAAAATGCATACGCACTATAAACGTAACAGCGTCTCGCTCGTAGGCACGCTAACGCCGACGGAAACTACCGCATTGCAGTTAAGTGCGGATCTAGGCGAGGGCGAAGCGGCGTATGCCGACAGGATGAGGGACGGCATACAGTTTGACCGTAAATCTTTCGGGCTCAAATTTGAACAAGACGTCGGCGAGCACAAGATCAGACTAAGCTCGTACTATCATCAAATCGACCATATAATGGACAACTTCACCATGCGTCCGGTGGTGCCGGGTACGGGGCGCGGCAAGGGATACAGCATCAGTCACCCAATACGCGATATGTACGGCTTTAAGCTAGAAGGCGAGTTAAATTTCGATAATCTAACCAGCTTCATCGGCGCCGGTTATTCGCAAGACTCCTTTAAATGGCGGGGTGCCGGAACGGGCGGAGCCGGCGTATCTAAAGCCGAAATGGATGCCGCTGTATCAAAGCCGCACGTAAAAGAGCGTAAGGTAACGTATAAAACGATATACACTCAAAACGAATACGTCCTAGAAAACGACTACGGGCTTTTTGGCGGACTTAGGCTGGACGCGGGCGAGAGAAAACTGCTAAAAACGCATAAGAGCAGGAAAGAAAATTTATTTTCAGGATTTTTTAGATACGAAAAATATCTGCAAAATTTAACGCTTTATGCGGGATTAGGACACGCGCAAAGGATGCCCGATCACTGGGAAACGAACAAGGATGCGAACTTAGCGCTGCGTAAAGAAAGAAACACGCAGCTGGATTTTGGCGCAGTGCTAAAAGATAAAAACTACGAACTAAACGCGAATTTCTTCGTCTCAAAGATGGATGATTATATCATGCTAAAGTATAATACTATGGGCATGTCCTCAGACGCCTTTAATACCGACGCCTTGCTATACGGCGGCGAGATAGAGGGTACTACGCTACTAGACGATATGTTTAGGCTAGGGGCGGGCGTATCCTACGTCTATGGCAAGGTGACTAAAAACGCGGGCGGTCTAAAAGACGGCGATGCGCTGCCTAAGGTTTCGCCTCTAGCGTTTAAACTAAGCGCGGGTTTAGAAAAGCCCGACTGGTTCATCAAGGCTGACTTCTACGCTAACGCGTCGCAAAACCGCGCGCAAAAAGGCTACGGCGACGTGGGCGGCATGGACCTGGGCAAGAGCGATAGCTTTTGGACGCTGGGGCTAAGCGCGGGCTATAAATACAAAAATTATCAATTTTTGCTAGCGGCGGAAAACCTAAACGACGCCAAATATGCCTATCATAACTCAAAAGGCGGCTACGGCGGCGGTATCGCAGGCTACGAGACTATCCCGAACGGCACGAGGCTTTATGAGCCGGGCAGAAGTTTTTGGGCGAAATTTAAGGTGCATTTTTAG
- a CDS encoding carbon-nitrogen hydrolase family protein, with translation MTTFSPNLYPIVLTAPSCSQRQDELLEKIAAAPENSVILASELCVSGYDFDGFFSGANRAMLGGSIGSFDAILFEALQEALSPDKFLGLTHLTSLNRAKGLAQISITQAQKNEIYNEFILLNSQNVFYTQNKSKLFRPNLEHEIFAAGDESAIKPFDFKGLKIGVLICFELRFAHLWQQLKGCDVILVPAMWGKAREDAYLTLCKALAIANSCYVVAASSLDLEFSGVFLPGGEFAKEVKFDSNLILETKRNLGLL, from the coding sequence TTGACGACTTTTAGTCCGAATTTATACCCTATCGTCCTAACGGCGCCCTCTTGTTCCCAGCGTCAAGACGAGTTGCTCGAAAAAATCGCCGCAGCACCCGAAAATTCGGTCATCCTAGCTAGCGAGCTGTGCGTGAGCGGGTATGACTTCGACGGATTTTTTAGCGGGGCAAACCGAGCAATGCTGGGCGGCTCGATCGGTAGCTTTGATGCTATACTTTTTGAAGCGCTACAAGAAGCGCTAAGCCCCGATAAATTCCTTGGGTTAACGCACCTAACGAGCCTAAACCGTGCCAAAGGGCTCGCGCAAATTTCAATCACGCAGGCACAAAAAAACGAAATTTACAACGAATTTATCCTGCTAAACAGCCAAAACGTCTTTTACACGCAAAATAAATCAAAGCTTTTTCGCCCAAATTTAGAGCACGAAATTTTTGCCGCGGGAGACGAGTCTGCGATAAAGCCGTTTGATTTTAAAGGGCTAAAAATCGGCGTTTTAATTTGCTTTGAACTAAGATTTGCCCATCTTTGGCAGCAGCTAAAGGGCTGCGACGTCATCCTAGTGCCAGCCATGTGGGGCAAGGCGCGCGAGGACGCATATCTTACGCTTTGCAAGGCTCTAGCGATTGCCAATAGCTGCTACGTCGTAGCCGCAAGCTCGCTTGATTTGGAGTTTTCTGGCGTGTTTTTACCGGGCGGCGAATTTGCAAAAGAGGTCAAATTCGACTCAAATTTGATCCTTGAAACCAAACGAAATTTGGGACTTTTATGA
- a CDS encoding protein-L-isoaspartate(D-aspartate) O-methyltransferase has translation MTALEKSKCTNMADEIGDILTLTPSLYKALCDTPREIFAPVTRHAYSLDAQPIGGNQWISSPLTVAKMTLALEAEDIDNALEIGCGSGYQAAILSHLAHRVFSVERIEKLASEAKKRFEALKIHNVHVRFDDGNVGWKSYAPYDRILLSAAAQQVPQTLFNQLKNGGILVAPIKKDGKQFIVKFTKDARGEITQKALDECLFVPLLGGIE, from the coding sequence ATGACCGCTCTTGAAAAATCAAAATGCACAAACATGGCCGACGAGATCGGCGATATACTCACTCTGACGCCCTCGCTTTACAAGGCGCTTTGCGACACTCCGCGCGAGATCTTTGCGCCCGTCACTCGCCACGCATACAGCCTAGACGCCCAGCCAATCGGCGGCAATCAATGGATCAGCTCGCCACTCACGGTCGCCAAAATGACGCTTGCGCTTGAGGCCGAAGATATCGACAACGCCCTAGAGATCGGCTGCGGTAGCGGTTATCAGGCGGCGATTTTATCGCATTTGGCGCACAGGGTTTTTAGCGTCGAGCGCATAGAAAAGCTCGCAAGCGAAGCCAAAAAACGCTTTGAGGCACTTAAAATTCACAACGTTCACGTGCGCTTTGACGACGGAAACGTCGGCTGGAAAAGCTACGCGCCCTACGACAGGATTTTACTCTCGGCCGCAGCGCAGCAGGTGCCGCAGACGCTTTTTAACCAGCTAAAAAACGGCGGCATTTTAGTAGCTCCTATCAAAAAAGACGGCAAACAGTTTATCGTCAAATTTACAAAGGACGCTCGCGGCGAGATAACGCAAAAAGCGCTTGACGAGTGCTTATTTGTGCCACTTTTAGGCGGGATAGAGTAG
- a CDS encoding ribonucleotide-diphosphate reductase subunit beta — MNRKRIYNPSSNENLTDRRVFNGNPHGILNFTKAKYQWALKLWDLMEANTWFPKEVDTTDDVRDYAYNLTQAEKRMYDLVWSQLISMDSFQTNNLADNINPYITAPEINACLARQAYEEANHSKSYAVMVEAICDNTDLIYEMEKHDEVLREKNDYISSVYEELAGEVTDEKLLLAMVANQILEGIYFYSGFTAIYALARAGKMLGSAQMIRFIQRDEITHLLLFQNMINSVRTERPDLFTPETEAKIYDMFERAGELEIKWGKYITQNQIMGFTDDIIEQYIRYLIDQRLVAIGLKRRYNVPHPIKWVDDFAKFNDQKSNFFEAKVTNYSKGSISFDDF, encoded by the coding sequence ATGAACCGAAAAAGAATCTACAATCCAAGCTCAAACGAAAATTTGACCGATCGCCGCGTATTTAACGGCAATCCGCACGGCATTTTAAATTTCACCAAAGCAAAATATCAATGGGCGCTCAAGCTCTGGGACCTGATGGAAGCCAACACGTGGTTTCCAAAAGAGGTCGACACCACGGACGACGTACGCGACTACGCCTACAACCTCACCCAGGCCGAAAAGCGCATGTACGATCTAGTTTGGAGTCAGCTCATCTCGATGGATAGCTTTCAGACGAACAACCTAGCCGATAACATCAACCCGTACATCACCGCGCCCGAGATCAACGCCTGCCTAGCGCGCCAAGCCTACGAGGAAGCCAACCACTCCAAGTCCTATGCCGTCATGGTCGAGGCCATCTGCGACAACACCGACCTGATCTACGAGATGGAAAAGCACGACGAGGTTTTGCGCGAGAAAAACGACTACATATCAAGCGTTTACGAGGAGCTGGCGGGCGAAGTAACGGACGAAAAGCTACTGCTAGCCATGGTGGCGAATCAAATTTTAGAGGGCATTTATTTTTATAGCGGTTTTACGGCGATTTATGCGCTGGCGCGTGCGGGCAAGATGCTAGGCAGCGCACAGATGATTCGCTTTATCCAGCGCGACGAGATCACGCATCTGCTACTTTTCCAAAACATGATAAACAGCGTCCGCACCGAGCGTCCCGATCTTTTTACGCCTGAAACCGAGGCTAAAATTTACGACATGTTCGAGCGCGCGGGCGAGCTTGAGATCAAATGGGGCAAATACATCACGCAAAACCAGATCATGGGCTTTACCGACGACATCATCGAGCAATACATCCGCTACCTCATCGATCAGCGCCTAGTCGCCATCGGACTAAAACGCCGCTACAACGTCCCTCACCCGATCAAATGGGTCGATGATTTTGCTAAATTTAACGACCAGAAATCAAATTTCTTTGAAGCAAAGGTGACAAACTACAGCAAAGGAAGCATCAGTTTTGACGACTTTTAG